CAGACGCCGATGAAGGCCGGCCACCGCCGGAAGGCGGTCTTTCCGAGCCGGTAGAGAAGGGTGGCCATCGCTGGTGCTCCTGTCGGGGTGCGGGCGTGGGGTGCGGGTGGGTGCGGGGGGTCGGTACGTCGCGCCGGCGGCTCAGGCGAGCAGCCGTCGGACGGTGCCGAAGTGGCGGGAGAAGAGGTCGGAGAGCGGGGTGTCGTCGCCGGCGATGCTGGCGTCGATGGCGGTGTCGAACACGACGAGCAGCACCCGGATCAGGAGCAGGGCGCCCTCCTGGTCGATCTGCTCGCCGCCGCGGGCGCGCACGGCCTCCTGGAGGTCGACGGCCAGCTCGGCGAACCGGTCGTGGACCGCCTCGACCAGCCGGGGGATCTGGAAGAGCCGGCGGTGCAGCACCATCTCCTCGCGCGTGGGCTGCTCGATCGCCAGCACCTCACGGGCGAGGTGCTCGAGGTCCGCCCCGAGGTTGCCCGTCGGTCCGCCGGACGCGAAGGCCGTCATGGCCTCGGCGGGCACCTCGATCGGCGGACCCAGGCAGGCGTCCACCTTCGACGGGTAGTAGTTGAAGAGCGTGCGGCGCGCGACCCCCGCCGCCTCGGCGAGCTCGTCCATCGTGAACCCGTCCAGACCGTGCTCCGTCGCCAGGCGCTGGGCGGACAGCATGATGCGGCGCGCGGTCTCCTCGCGCTTGCTGGTGCGGTGGTCGACCGCTCCGCTTTCTGCACTCGTGCTCACGAAGTGCAAGTTTGCACTGCGCATCCAAAAGTGCAAAACACTGTGCCTGTGACGTGCACCGCAGTCGGGGGTGGGCGGTTGTCCCGCGCCGTCCCGGGCTCACAATTGGGTCCATGTCCGTCACGCAGGAGACCCTCGCCCGTGCACCGCGACCCGGCGCCGAGGTGCTCGCCGAGCCCATGCGCTCCCGCTGGAGCCCCGCGGTGTTCGCCACCGACGTCCCCGTCACCGACGAGGAGATCGCGTCGCTGCTGACCGCCGCCGCCTGGGCCCCGTCGACCGGCAACACCCAGCCGTGGTCGTTCGTCGTCACCCGGGTCGGCACCGCGGCGTACGACGCCGTCGTCGGCACCCTCAGCAACGGCAACTCCGGGTGGGTGCCGACCGCACCGGTCCTCATCGTCGCCGCTGCGCTCACCGGCGAGTGGGAGGGCCGGAAGGGGATGGGCGACTACGCGCTCTACGACCTCGGCCAGTCGGTCGCGCACCTGACCCTCCAGGCGCAGGCCATCGGGCTGCACAGCCACCAGTTCGCGGGCTTCGACCACGACGCGGCGGCGACGGCGCTCGGCGTGCCGGAGGCCTACCGCGTCATGGCCGGCATCGCCGTCGGTCGC
This Nocardioides alkalitolerans DNA region includes the following protein-coding sequences:
- a CDS encoding TetR/AcrR family transcriptional regulator; protein product: MSTSAESGAVDHRTSKREETARRIMLSAQRLATEHGLDGFTMDELAEAAGVARRTLFNYYPSKVDACLGPPIEVPAEAMTAFASGGPTGNLGADLEHLAREVLAIEQPTREEMVLHRRLFQIPRLVEAVHDRFAELAVDLQEAVRARGGEQIDQEGALLLIRVLLVVFDTAIDASIAGDDTPLSDLFSRHFGTVRRLLA
- a CDS encoding nitroreductase family protein; protein product: MSVTQETLARAPRPGAEVLAEPMRSRWSPAVFATDVPVTDEEIASLLTAAAWAPSTGNTQPWSFVVTRVGTAAYDAVVGTLSNGNSGWVPTAPVLIVAAALTGEWEGRKGMGDYALYDLGQSVAHLTLQAQAIGLHSHQFAGFDHDAAATALGVPEAYRVMAGIAVGRLGGDEHLARAAEGDVARHTKDRTRLGASEVGYDGAWGTPFPV